In one Kitasatospora cineracea genomic region, the following are encoded:
- a CDS encoding MbtH family protein: MTREIRYRVVVNDEEQHALWPDGTDLPAGWRPEGFAGSEEECTAHVDLVWPDIRPLSVRRRLDAGADAR, from the coding sequence GTGACCCGTGAGATCCGCTACCGCGTCGTCGTCAACGACGAGGAGCAGCACGCCCTGTGGCCGGACGGCACCGACCTGCCGGCCGGCTGGCGGCCCGAGGGGTTCGCCGGTTCCGAGGAGGAGTGCACGGCGCACGTCGACCTGGTCTGGCCGGACATCCGGCCGCTCTCGGTGCGCCGCCGCCTGGACGCCGGGGCGGACGCCCGGTGA
- a CDS encoding condensation domain-containing protein — translation MSPVAGAAVRDDVLAVPFVGGGRGTAPLTWGQRAIWHAIGRTAPNDHYFNLGRVLPLADRGAPVDAARLVDALTALVLRHEALRTRLAELPDGSPGQRLHGEGRLDLVVRDEPDPDRAGRTAEELLAELSGQRFGYADEWPVRLGAVRHAGRITHAVLALCHLASDGHGAEVLVRDLRLLVRRGSAGPVSPRTPLDLARRQAGEAGRRSGQAALAHWERGLAQAPPTMFAAPVAAPRSPAFWTGRLVSAALPRAVDALAARHGVSGSSVLLTAAAALVAAGQGHRVAAVMPIAGNRAAADRRTMVSTLSQDALVVLPLPDDPAGTAVFTDLLPGAFAASLAGYRAASYDPAEWDALLERMARERGTEVHPYCCFNDMRLTERSAAPGGAPDAGELARLRGRTVLDFPATQERVACRYCLHLTGDDAELTVTLTADTAYLPPEAIHAHLRALEEVVVASAAGAPPRLADLGGLLDPSRART, via the coding sequence GTGAGCCCCGTGGCCGGGGCGGCGGTGCGGGACGACGTCCTCGCCGTCCCCTTCGTCGGGGGCGGCCGCGGGACGGCGCCGCTCACCTGGGGGCAGCGCGCCATCTGGCACGCGATCGGCCGGACGGCGCCGAACGACCACTACTTCAACCTCGGCCGGGTGCTGCCGCTCGCCGACCGGGGCGCCCCGGTGGACGCCGCGCGCCTGGTGGACGCGCTGACCGCCCTGGTGCTGCGGCACGAGGCCCTGCGGACCCGGCTGGCGGAGCTGCCCGACGGCTCCCCCGGCCAGCGGCTGCACGGGGAGGGCCGGCTCGACCTGGTCGTCCGCGACGAGCCCGACCCCGACCGGGCCGGACGGACGGCCGAGGAGCTGCTGGCGGAACTGTCCGGGCAGCGCTTCGGGTACGCGGACGAGTGGCCGGTGCGGCTGGGGGCGGTCCGCCACGCCGGGCGGATCACCCACGCCGTCCTCGCCCTGTGCCACCTGGCGTCCGACGGGCACGGCGCGGAGGTCCTGGTGCGCGACCTGCGGCTGCTGGTGCGCCGCGGCTCGGCCGGGCCGGTCAGCCCGCGGACGCCGCTGGACCTGGCCCGCCGCCAGGCCGGGGAGGCGGGGCGGCGGTCCGGCCAGGCCGCGCTGGCGCACTGGGAGCGGGGCCTCGCGCAGGCCCCGCCGACGATGTTCGCCGCCCCGGTCGCGGCGCCGCGCTCGCCCGCGTTCTGGACCGGCCGGCTGGTCTCGGCGGCCCTGCCCCGGGCCGTGGACGCGCTGGCCGCCCGCCACGGCGTGAGCGGGTCGTCGGTGCTGCTGACCGCGGCGGCCGCCCTGGTCGCCGCCGGCCAGGGGCACCGGGTGGCGGCCGTCATGCCGATCGCCGGGAACCGGGCCGCGGCGGACCGCCGCACCATGGTCAGCACGCTGTCGCAGGACGCCCTGGTGGTGCTGCCGCTGCCGGACGACCCGGCGGGGACCGCGGTCTTCACCGACCTGCTCCCCGGCGCGTTCGCCGCGTCCCTGGCCGGATACCGGGCCGCGTCCTACGACCCGGCGGAGTGGGACGCGCTGCTGGAGCGGATGGCGCGGGAGCGCGGCACGGAGGTCCACCCGTACTGCTGCTTCAACGACATGCGGCTGACCGAGCGGAGCGCCGCCCCGGGCGGCGCTCCGGACGCCGGGGAGCTGGCGCGGCTGCGCGGGCGCACCGTCCTCGACTTCCCGGCCACCCAGGAGCGGGTGGCCTGCCGGTACTGCCTGCACCTGACCGGCGACGACGCCGAGTTGACCGTGACCCTGACCGCCGACACCGCGTACCTGCCGCCGGAGGCGATCCACGCGCACCTGCGCGCCCTGGAGGAGGTGGTGGTCGCCTCGGCCGCCGGTGCGCCGCCGCGGCTGGCCGACCTGGGCGGGCTGCTCGACCCGTCGCGGGCCCGCACGTGA
- a CDS encoding N,N-dimethylformamidase beta subunit family domain-containing protein, which translates to MTAAPVPRPVVGADATSCAQGGRIRCRTAAGDGGPLTGRVVVTDVVADRTVLVARVRGAVHDLDVPAAWPSSLYRASFHDHRPEVPRPERDAEHEVWFAVRAARPGAASPVLVSVPFPTWRAYHRAGEPGRSLYYSEQPARAARVPLDAPGGGPPPERWEEPLLRWLHRTGRPVEYCSGFDLDDGAELLAAYRLLVVNGHDEYWTAGMRDGVEGFVRRGGNLAVFAGNTAWWQFRLEDGGRTMVCHRDAATDPLAATDPSRTTVEWSSSPVDRPENAMTGVSFRRGAGAWGEGMAVMGREAYTVRFADHWVFEGTGLADGDAFARGALGYETDAAELDWSLGVPRATGRDGTPHSFAVLATADLGHWRAYGQGGWATMGTMRLGAGSVFNAATINWGRALDDPAVARVTRNVLDRFSEPPAPRWDAVGPAPGLRALAACEGLLFAVARDGTTLLHREPSEQNLPWTPCPPSPGSPDHRLRCLTAPREACHPLPLALLAVTGDDRLVHRAPVAGAAPWIDAGPVPRGTTALAMCDNTLFAVTAHDDTLHHRPAHLPGTAWTALGPAGGATALAVLHARLHAVTPGGLLTRPPVLTGAPFAPFATPVAVPPAAGPLTAHAGRLLLATGDGRLLGHPGSMPAGSAREDGRAGQRTTR; encoded by the coding sequence GTGACGGCCGCGCCCGTCCCGCGGCCGGTCGTCGGCGCGGACGCCACGTCCTGCGCGCAGGGCGGCCGGATCCGCTGCCGGACGGCGGCCGGCGACGGCGGTCCGCTGACCGGCCGGGTGGTCGTCACCGACGTCGTGGCGGACCGCACGGTGCTCGTCGCGCGGGTGCGCGGCGCCGTCCACGACCTGGACGTGCCCGCGGCGTGGCCGAGTTCGCTGTACCGGGCGAGCTTCCACGACCACCGGCCCGAAGTGCCGCGGCCCGAGCGGGACGCCGAGCACGAGGTGTGGTTCGCGGTGCGGGCCGCGCGCCCGGGCGCCGCCTCCCCGGTCCTGGTGAGCGTCCCGTTCCCCACCTGGCGCGCCTACCACCGGGCCGGCGAGCCGGGCCGGAGCCTCTACTACTCGGAGCAGCCCGCGCGCGCGGCCCGCGTCCCGCTCGACGCGCCCGGCGGGGGCCCGCCGCCGGAGCGGTGGGAGGAGCCGCTGCTGCGCTGGCTGCACCGGACCGGGCGCCCGGTCGAGTACTGCTCGGGCTTCGACCTGGACGACGGCGCGGAACTCCTCGCGGCCTACCGGCTGCTGGTGGTGAACGGCCACGACGAGTACTGGACGGCGGGCATGCGGGACGGCGTCGAGGGGTTCGTCCGCCGGGGCGGCAACCTCGCGGTCTTCGCGGGCAACACCGCCTGGTGGCAGTTCCGGCTGGAGGACGGCGGCCGCACCATGGTCTGCCACCGCGACGCCGCGACGGACCCGCTCGCCGCCACCGACCCGTCCCGGACGACGGTGGAGTGGTCGAGCTCGCCGGTCGACCGCCCCGAGAACGCGATGACGGGCGTGAGCTTCCGCCGGGGCGCGGGGGCGTGGGGCGAGGGCATGGCGGTGATGGGCCGCGAGGCCTACACGGTGCGCTTCGCGGACCACTGGGTCTTCGAGGGGACCGGCCTGGCGGACGGGGACGCCTTCGCCCGGGGCGCGCTGGGCTACGAGACGGACGCGGCCGAACTCGACTGGTCGCTCGGCGTGCCGCGGGCCACCGGGCGGGACGGGACGCCGCACTCCTTCGCCGTCCTGGCCACCGCCGACCTGGGGCACTGGCGCGCCTACGGGCAGGGCGGGTGGGCGACCATGGGGACCATGCGGCTCGGGGCGGGGTCGGTGTTCAACGCCGCCACCATCAACTGGGGCCGGGCGCTGGACGATCCGGCGGTGGCCCGGGTGACCCGCAACGTCCTCGACCGGTTCTCCGAGCCGCCCGCGCCCCGCTGGGACGCGGTCGGACCGGCGCCCGGGCTCCGGGCGCTCGCCGCCTGCGAGGGCCTGCTCTTCGCCGTGGCCCGGGACGGGACGACCCTGCTGCACCGCGAACCGTCCGAGCAGAACCTGCCGTGGACGCCCTGCCCGCCCTCCCCCGGGAGCCCGGACCACCGGCTGCGCTGCCTCACCGCCCCCCGCGAGGCCTGCCACCCGCTGCCGCTGGCGCTCCTGGCCGTGACCGGGGACGACCGGCTGGTGCACCGCGCGCCCGTCGCCGGTGCGGCGCCGTGGATCGACGCCGGGCCCGTTCCCCGCGGCACGACGGCGCTCGCGATGTGCGACAACACGCTCTTCGCGGTCACCGCGCACGACGACACCCTGCACCACCGCCCGGCCCACCTCCCCGGGACGGCGTGGACCGCGCTGGGGCCGGCCGGCGGCGCGACCGCGCTCGCCGTCCTGCACGCCCGGCTGCACGCCGTCACCCCCGGCGGGCTGCTCACCCGCCCCCCGGTCCTCACCGGGGCGCCGTTCGCGCCCTTCGCCACGCCGGTGGCCGTCCCCCCGGCCGCCGGACCGCTGACCGCGCACGCCGGACGGCTGCTGCTGGCAACGGGCGACGGACGGCTGCTCGGCCATCCGGGCAGCATGCCGGCCGGATCCGCCCGGGAGGACGGCCGGGCCGGTCAGCGCACGACGCGGTAG
- a CDS encoding phosphopantetheine-binding protein, with protein sequence MDAAASLRLRVAESVARACDGAVGAAEVLASTESLAALGVGSLALLRLADAVEDEFGVLLDLGDGALHTDGFDGLVAQLLRLGAAEPR encoded by the coding sequence GTGGACGCCGCCGCGTCGCTGCGGCTGCGCGTCGCCGAGTCGGTGGCCCGGGCCTGCGACGGCGCCGTCGGCGCGGCGGAGGTGCTGGCCTCCACCGAGTCGCTCGCCGCGCTCGGGGTCGGTTCGCTCGCCCTGCTGCGCCTGGCGGACGCGGTGGAGGACGAGTTCGGGGTCCTGCTCGACCTCGGCGACGGGGCGCTGCACACGGACGGGTTCGACGGGCTCGTCGCGCAGCTGCTGCGGCTCGGCGCGGCGGAGCCGCGGTGA